A section of the Kribbella sp. HUAS MG21 genome encodes:
- a CDS encoding DUF6597 domain-containing transcriptional factor — translation MDQTYDESAPVPALTGLVRTVWIQRTGAQSYPQRDLPTGGVELHCPVGGVPRLIGPLTRAHLQVIPPRTTIVGVRFMPGAGTPLLGVPADELVDCAVELWGSAADAIGTSVADAASPRAALLAVQRYLAGQRLRPDPVVAELVRRLMPWERAGIADLADELALSESQLRRRCLTATGVAPKALQRTLRFQGYLALAQAGFGSGLADLAAETGYADHAHLTRECVRLTGVPPRELLGDKADRCDCGHDHSASYRPFLAGWYDRFVQARRDGAALASVHGAHRG, via the coding sequence ATGGACCAGACGTACGACGAGAGCGCGCCGGTGCCCGCGCTGACCGGGCTCGTCCGGACGGTCTGGATCCAGCGCACCGGGGCGCAGTCGTATCCGCAGCGCGATCTGCCGACCGGCGGCGTGGAGCTGCACTGTCCGGTGGGCGGCGTACCGCGGCTGATCGGGCCGCTGACCCGGGCCCACCTGCAGGTGATCCCGCCGCGGACGACGATCGTCGGGGTGCGGTTCATGCCGGGTGCGGGGACGCCGCTGCTCGGCGTACCGGCGGACGAGCTGGTCGACTGTGCGGTGGAGCTGTGGGGTTCCGCCGCGGACGCAATCGGGACCTCGGTAGCGGATGCCGCGAGTCCGCGAGCGGCCTTGCTCGCGGTGCAGCGGTACCTCGCCGGTCAGCGGCTGCGGCCGGATCCGGTGGTGGCGGAGCTGGTCCGGCGGCTGATGCCGTGGGAACGCGCCGGGATCGCCGACCTGGCCGATGAGCTCGCGCTGTCCGAGAGCCAGTTGCGCCGGCGGTGCCTGACGGCGACCGGCGTGGCGCCGAAGGCCTTGCAGCGGACGCTGCGCTTCCAGGGGTACCTCGCGCTGGCGCAGGCCGGGTTCGGCAGTGGGCTCGCCGACCTCGCGGCCGAGACCGGGTACGCCGACCACGCGCATCTGACCCGGGAGTGCGTGCGGCTGACCGGGGTGCCGCCGCGCGAGCTGCTCGGCGACAAGGCGGACCGCTGCGACTGCGGTCACGACCACTCGGCGTCGTACCGGCCGTTCCTCGCCGGGTGGTACGACCGATTCGTTCAAGCGCGACGGGACGGCGCGGCCCTAGCTTCGGTGCATGGAGCTCATCGAGGCTGA
- a CDS encoding helix-turn-helix domain-containing protein translates to MVTTIGVVGPSDLVTSSSRIVKALRGVEVVPLRYRRETDTPKVMADAPGSVDAWLFTGVVPYQIAAAQDLLDRPAAHVEYTGATLMRALVQLLRDGHDVTSLSIDVLDEAAVRETFDEVGLPMGGVTVLPYRPGLSVDDIVAFHREAGATVAITCLRSAYEKLRTEQTTLRLAPSVHSVRAAVNRLLLVHDALRSDDAQIALGLVEMSPDAEPALRREAGSLGGSVIRYDDKRWLVVATRGPLEQATAAFTELGMLNRLKEQFGPVRIGFGIGGSGTETEALARRALGRAKTAGRTAAVVSLRNDIDLVLVGGAAPRAQQRSKLQLLAQRAGLSKATLERLQELVRATDDGLTTRSVADHLGIQPRTARRVLNRLERAGLADATGTQLGTGSGRPLVVYRVHL, encoded by the coding sequence ATGGTGACGACGATCGGGGTGGTCGGGCCGTCGGACCTGGTCACCTCCAGCAGCCGGATCGTCAAGGCGCTGCGCGGGGTCGAGGTCGTCCCGTTGCGCTACCGCCGGGAGACCGACACGCCGAAGGTGATGGCCGACGCGCCGGGCAGTGTCGACGCCTGGCTGTTCACCGGCGTCGTCCCGTACCAGATCGCGGCCGCGCAGGACCTGCTCGACCGCCCGGCCGCGCACGTCGAGTACACCGGCGCCACGCTGATGCGGGCCCTGGTGCAACTGCTCCGCGACGGCCACGACGTCACCTCGCTGAGCATCGACGTCCTCGACGAGGCCGCCGTCCGGGAGACGTTCGACGAGGTCGGGCTGCCGATGGGCGGCGTCACCGTGCTGCCGTACCGGCCCGGCCTGAGCGTCGACGACATCGTCGCGTTCCACCGGGAGGCGGGCGCGACCGTCGCGATCACCTGCCTGCGGTCGGCGTACGAGAAACTCCGCACCGAGCAGACCACGTTGCGGCTCGCGCCGTCGGTGCACTCGGTCCGCGCGGCGGTGAACCGGCTGCTGCTCGTCCACGACGCGCTGCGCAGCGACGACGCGCAGATCGCGCTCGGCCTGGTCGAGATGTCCCCGGACGCCGAGCCCGCGCTCCGTCGCGAGGCCGGCTCGCTCGGCGGCAGCGTGATCCGGTACGACGACAAACGCTGGCTCGTGGTGGCGACCCGCGGACCGCTCGAGCAGGCGACCGCCGCGTTCACCGAGCTCGGCATGCTGAACCGGTTGAAGGAGCAGTTCGGGCCGGTCCGGATCGGGTTCGGCATCGGCGGCTCCGGGACCGAGACCGAGGCGCTGGCCCGCCGCGCGCTCGGCCGGGCGAAGACGGCCGGCCGGACCGCGGCCGTCGTCTCGCTGCGCAACGACATCGACCTGGTCCTGGTCGGCGGCGCCGCGCCGCGCGCCCAGCAGCGCTCGAAGCTGCAGCTCCTCGCGCAGCGCGCCGGTCTCTCGAAGGCGACCCTCGAACGACTCCAGGAACTCGTCCGCGCGACCGACGACGGCCTGACCACGCGGTCGGTCGCTGATCACCTGGGCATCCAGCCGCGGACCGCGCGCCGGGTCCTGAACCGGCTCGAGCGCGCCGGCCTGGCCGACGCGACCGGCACCCAGCTGGGCACCGGCAGCGGCCGGCCGCTCGTCGTGTATCGCGTTCATCTGTGA
- the cpt gene encoding chloramphenicol phosphotransferase CPT, translating to MTARLIIINGGSSSGKTGIVRCLQALLPDPWLGFSVDDFVDALPAVMEGGIEFGPDGEVSVGPAFRALDAAWTAGIVAMCRAGGRVIVDDVFLGGAASQQRWRDAIGDLETLWVGVHCAPEIAAGRELARGDRTRGMAEQQAYVVHEGVTYDVEVDSSRAESVDCARTIAAYVK from the coding sequence GTGACGGCGCGACTGATCATCATCAACGGCGGTTCCAGCTCCGGGAAGACCGGGATAGTGCGGTGTCTGCAGGCGCTGCTGCCGGACCCGTGGCTCGGGTTCAGCGTGGACGACTTCGTCGACGCGCTGCCGGCCGTGATGGAGGGCGGGATCGAGTTCGGGCCGGACGGCGAGGTGTCGGTCGGGCCCGCGTTCCGAGCGCTCGACGCCGCCTGGACCGCCGGGATCGTCGCGATGTGCCGGGCCGGCGGCCGGGTGATCGTCGACGACGTGTTCCTCGGCGGCGCCGCCTCGCAGCAGCGCTGGCGGGACGCGATCGGCGACCTCGAAACGCTCTGGGTCGGCGTCCACTGCGCCCCCGAGATCGCCGCCGGCCGCGAGCTCGCCCGCGGCGACCGCACCCGCGGCATGGCCGAACAGCAGGCGTACGTCGTCCACGAGGGCGTCACGTACGACGTCGAGGTCGACAGCTCCCGCGCCGAGTCCGTCGACTGCGCGCGCACGATCGCCGCCTACGTGAAGTGA
- a CDS encoding MFS transporter yields MTAERVLRTYLTLVAVSTGASSMIWGINTLFLLDAGLSIGQTFAANAFFTVGMVLFEVPTGVLADTVGRRTSYLLGTATLIGTTLLYLLLWRIHAPLVWWAVVSALLGLGFTFFSGATEAWLVDGLQATGYSGSLEAAFAKGQVVNGIAMMAGSIGGGILAQVTDLGAPYVVRSLLLMATFAVAWRAMRDLGFTPKQDASVRGELAGIVRASLRHGLLNPRVRWVMLAGPFTAGVSVYGFYAAQPYLLELYGRADSYWIAGLSAGIVAGAQIAGGASASSLARVFRDRIRTLIGAIVVSGVMIAAIGLVTSFWVALVLLMVWGSMFAAMTPVRQAYLNSHIPSAQRATVLSFDNLLGSAGGVVVQPALGRTADLWGYGPAYLVSAGIQLLAVPFLGLARRTGKSVEDAAGQPLALRA; encoded by the coding sequence ATGACAGCCGAGCGAGTACTGCGCACCTACCTGACCCTGGTCGCGGTGTCGACAGGGGCGTCGTCGATGATCTGGGGCATCAACACGCTGTTCCTGCTGGACGCCGGGCTCAGCATCGGGCAGACCTTTGCGGCGAACGCTTTCTTCACCGTCGGCATGGTGCTGTTCGAGGTCCCGACCGGTGTGCTCGCGGACACCGTCGGCCGCCGTACGTCGTACCTCCTCGGGACGGCGACGCTGATCGGTACGACGCTGCTGTACCTGCTGCTGTGGCGGATCCACGCGCCGTTAGTGTGGTGGGCGGTCGTCTCGGCGCTGCTCGGGCTCGGGTTCACGTTCTTCAGCGGGGCGACCGAAGCGTGGCTGGTGGACGGGCTGCAGGCGACCGGGTACAGCGGGTCGCTGGAGGCCGCGTTCGCGAAGGGCCAGGTGGTGAACGGGATCGCGATGATGGCCGGTTCGATCGGCGGCGGCATCCTGGCGCAGGTGACCGACCTCGGCGCGCCGTACGTCGTGCGCTCGCTGTTGCTGATGGCAACGTTCGCGGTGGCGTGGCGGGCGATGCGCGACCTCGGGTTCACGCCGAAGCAGGACGCCTCGGTGCGCGGCGAGCTGGCCGGGATCGTGCGCGCGTCGTTGCGCCACGGGCTCCTGAACCCGCGTGTCCGCTGGGTGATGCTGGCCGGTCCGTTCACCGCCGGGGTGAGCGTTTACGGCTTCTACGCGGCGCAGCCCTATCTGCTGGAGCTGTACGGTCGCGCCGACTCGTACTGGATCGCCGGGCTGTCCGCCGGGATCGTCGCGGGTGCGCAGATCGCGGGCGGCGCGTCGGCGTCGTCCCTGGCCCGCGTCTTCCGGGACCGGATCCGGACGCTGATCGGCGCGATCGTGGTGTCCGGCGTGATGATCGCGGCGATCGGCCTGGTCACGTCGTTCTGGGTGGCGCTGGTGCTGCTGATGGTGTGGGGCTCGATGTTCGCCGCGATGACGCCGGTGCGGCAGGCGTACCTGAACAGCCACATCCCGTCCGCGCAGCGCGCGACGGTGCTGTCGTTCGACAACCTGCTCGGGTCGGCCGGCGGGGTTGTCGTCCAGCCCGCGCTCGGCCGTACCGCGGACCTCTGGGGATACGGTCCGGCGTACCTGGTGTCGGCGGGGATCCAGCTGCTCGCGGTGCCGTTCCTCGGGCTGGCACGCCGTACCGGGAAATCGGTCGAGGACGCGGCCGGACAGCCTCTAGCCTTACGGGCGTGA
- a CDS encoding PQQ-binding-like beta-propeller repeat protein, whose protein sequence is MTETPTVTNLGPASAVTSTSVAEQVGDRIWTITSGVSPVQVGAFDPVAKVVDRKFALPTGAGAWAMAHLGTDLYIGLYTPGDLYKVDTTTGSATKVAQFGSFIWSIAATPDGKIVAGTYPDGGVHEYDPATGATRSYGAAVAGQQYVRSIAADATTIYAGVGTKAHLIAIDRATGARRDVLPAQYADRTFVATMALEGTKLAVSLSPTGTMLVFDTNDLGNPVEVQTPGGDQYITAITIAGADIYLGTRPSGTLYRYRDNTLTRLGSPYDGAYFNKIFVDGTTIRAELTSQVVDFDEATGTFTGTDLGQAGLPPAPEQAMAIAATPTSVLVSGKAGIQVHDLATGASTRTFLPGEAKTMTPVGRSVYLGVYTLARLWQMKPDGSDLHELGQIGNEQTRPTDAAYDERSQTWLLSTEPDYGKYDGTLVEQHIDPEHGGVQREVHRGVVPHQSVRSVTTADGVAYLGGATRNSLGTVPILPEATVVAFDQARNKVLWEAAALSKAQSYSSLAHYRGRLYAATDDGRLAVLDPRTGKLLASATLGTSQSKLTIARSGLYGTDSKRVFKITPNSTGAPTVSTVVDGLGAQIYGYPLITTSHDGAALYTIKGRDLVRIEGLR, encoded by the coding sequence GTGACCGAAACACCAACGGTCACGAACCTCGGTCCGGCGTCGGCCGTGACCTCGACCAGCGTCGCCGAGCAGGTCGGCGACCGGATCTGGACCATCACCTCCGGCGTCTCGCCCGTCCAGGTCGGCGCGTTCGACCCGGTCGCCAAGGTCGTCGACCGCAAGTTCGCGCTGCCGACCGGCGCCGGCGCGTGGGCGATGGCCCACCTCGGCACCGACCTGTACATCGGCCTCTACACGCCCGGTGACCTCTACAAGGTCGACACCACCACCGGCAGCGCCACCAAGGTCGCGCAGTTCGGCTCCTTCATCTGGTCGATCGCCGCGACCCCGGACGGCAAGATCGTCGCCGGCACCTACCCCGACGGCGGCGTGCACGAGTACGACCCGGCCACGGGGGCCACCAGGTCGTACGGCGCCGCGGTCGCCGGCCAGCAGTACGTCCGCAGCATCGCCGCCGACGCGACCACGATCTACGCCGGCGTCGGCACCAAGGCACACCTGATCGCGATCGACCGCGCGACCGGCGCCCGCCGCGACGTGCTGCCCGCGCAGTACGCGGACCGCACGTTCGTCGCCACCATGGCGCTCGAGGGCACGAAGCTGGCCGTGAGCCTCTCCCCCACCGGGACGATGCTCGTCTTCGACACGAACGATCTGGGCAACCCGGTCGAGGTGCAGACTCCCGGCGGCGACCAGTACATCACCGCGATCACGATCGCCGGCGCCGACATCTACCTGGGCACGCGGCCCTCGGGCACGCTCTACCGCTACCGCGACAACACCCTGACCCGGCTCGGTTCGCCGTACGACGGGGCGTACTTCAACAAGATCTTCGTCGACGGCACCACGATCCGCGCCGAGCTCACCAGCCAGGTCGTCGACTTCGACGAGGCGACCGGGACCTTCACCGGCACCGACCTCGGTCAGGCCGGGCTGCCGCCCGCGCCCGAGCAGGCGATGGCGATCGCCGCGACGCCGACGTCCGTGCTGGTCAGCGGCAAGGCGGGTATCCAGGTCCACGACCTCGCGACCGGCGCCAGCACCCGGACGTTCCTGCCCGGCGAGGCGAAGACCATGACACCGGTCGGCCGGAGCGTGTACCTCGGCGTCTACACCCTGGCCCGGCTCTGGCAGATGAAGCCCGACGGCTCCGACCTGCACGAACTCGGCCAGATCGGCAACGAGCAGACCCGCCCGACCGACGCGGCGTACGACGAACGCTCGCAAACGTGGCTGCTCTCCACCGAGCCCGACTACGGCAAGTACGACGGCACCCTCGTCGAGCAGCACATCGACCCAGAGCATGGCGGGGTGCAGCGCGAGGTGCACCGCGGCGTCGTGCCGCACCAGTCGGTCCGCTCGGTGACCACTGCGGACGGCGTCGCGTACCTCGGCGGCGCCACCCGGAACAGTCTCGGCACCGTCCCGATCTTGCCCGAGGCAACCGTGGTCGCCTTCGACCAGGCCCGCAACAAGGTGTTGTGGGAGGCCGCGGCGCTGTCGAAGGCACAGAGCTACAGCTCCCTCGCCCACTACCGCGGCCGACTGTACGCCGCTACCGACGACGGCCGGCTCGCCGTTCTCGACCCGCGGACCGGCAAGCTGCTCGCGAGCGCGACGCTCGGCACCAGCCAGAGCAAGCTGACGATCGCTCGCTCCGGGCTCTACGGCACCGACAGCAAGCGCGTCTTCAAGATCACGCCGAACAGCACCGGCGCCCCGACCGTGAGCACGGTGGTCGACGGGCTCGGCGCGCAGATCTACGGCTACCCGCTGATCACCACGTCCCACGACGGCGCGGCGCTGTACACGATCAAGGGCCGCGACCTGGTCCGGATCGAAGGCCTCCGATGA
- a CDS encoding maleylpyruvate isomerase family mycothiol-dependent enzyme: protein MDRVLEWVDEGTALCRRALAEPDAPSLLPGWSRRHVAAHLSLNAEALGNLVHWARTGEERPMYPSAEVRNAEIEAGTARSPEELRSWFDESAAVLRSSMATLTDDQWQASVRTAQGAPIPATKIPWMRAREVMIHAVDLGAGITFADLPTDFLEALCEDIREQRGDVPAITGPLPQVAAYLSGRPYTDVLGPDGEPAEPLPPWL from the coding sequence ATGGACCGGGTTCTGGAGTGGGTCGACGAAGGGACCGCGCTGTGCCGCCGGGCACTCGCCGAACCGGACGCGCCGTCGCTGCTTCCGGGGTGGTCGCGGCGGCACGTGGCCGCGCACCTGTCGCTGAACGCCGAGGCGCTCGGCAACCTGGTGCACTGGGCGCGGACCGGCGAGGAGCGGCCGATGTACCCGTCCGCTGAGGTGCGCAACGCCGAGATCGAGGCCGGTACGGCGCGCTCGCCCGAGGAGCTGCGGTCGTGGTTCGACGAGTCGGCGGCTGTCCTGCGGTCCTCGATGGCGACGCTGACCGACGACCAGTGGCAGGCCAGCGTGCGGACCGCTCAGGGCGCCCCGATCCCGGCGACGAAGATCCCGTGGATGCGCGCCCGCGAGGTCATGATCCACGCCGTCGACCTCGGCGCCGGCATCACCTTCGCCGACCTGCCGACGGACTTCCTCGAAGCCCTGTGCGAAGACATCCGAGAGCAACGCGGCGACGTACCAGCGATCACCGGCCCGTTGCCGCAGGTGGCGGCCTATCTGTCCGGCCGCCCGTACACGGACGTCCTCGGTCCGGACGGCGAACCCGCGGAGCCGTTGCCGCCCTGGCTCTGA
- a CDS encoding DegT/DnrJ/EryC1/StrS family aminotransferase, whose amino-acid sequence MENSQLARDGGTPVRTAPLPSVMNSSGRRFGDDEVKAVERVLRSGMLSATWGAEVPALELEFAALLGAGHAVACSSGTAALHLAVAAVNPDPGDEIITTPISDMGTVFPIMMQNAVPVFADVDPITGSLTPETVAAAITPRTKAVIVVHLFGKPARVRELRELCDRHGILLIEDCAQAYLAPVGDTYVGRIGHIGCFSLQQTKHISAGDGGLTVTDNAQYARRMRLFADKGWPRDTDERTYLFLALNYRMTELVASVTRAQLNRLRGVVEDRRTAALRATAAIADLEGVTAPPDGHDHVYWQYPLIISEAAGDLREWAAALTAEGVPANGGYLTSPLYAAPAVRERITYGRSGFPLQDVSYPEGLCPNAEELINHRLLVLAWNENYTDTDVDDIVAAIRKVHTALARKAS is encoded by the coding sequence ATGGAGAACAGTCAGCTCGCCCGCGACGGCGGCACGCCGGTCCGGACAGCACCGCTGCCGTCGGTGATGAATTCCAGCGGCCGGCGGTTCGGCGACGACGAGGTGAAGGCCGTCGAACGGGTGCTGCGCAGCGGCATGCTGTCCGCCACCTGGGGCGCGGAGGTGCCGGCGCTCGAGCTGGAGTTCGCCGCGCTGCTCGGCGCCGGGCACGCGGTGGCCTGCAGCTCGGGTACGGCGGCGTTGCACCTGGCCGTCGCGGCGGTGAACCCGGACCCGGGTGACGAGATCATCACCACGCCGATCAGCGACATGGGCACCGTGTTCCCGATCATGATGCAGAACGCCGTACCGGTGTTCGCGGACGTCGACCCGATCACCGGCAGCCTGACGCCGGAGACGGTCGCCGCCGCGATCACCCCGCGGACGAAGGCCGTGATCGTCGTACACCTGTTCGGCAAGCCGGCCAGGGTCCGCGAGTTGCGCGAGCTGTGCGACCGGCACGGGATCCTGCTGATCGAGGACTGCGCGCAGGCGTACCTCGCGCCGGTCGGCGACACGTACGTCGGCCGGATCGGGCACATCGGCTGCTTCAGCCTGCAACAGACCAAGCACATCAGCGCGGGTGACGGCGGGCTGACCGTCACCGACAACGCGCAGTACGCCCGGCGGATGCGGCTGTTCGCCGACAAGGGCTGGCCGCGCGATACGGACGAGCGCACCTACCTGTTCCTTGCGCTCAACTACCGGATGACCGAGCTGGTCGCGTCGGTCACGCGGGCCCAGCTGAACCGGCTGCGCGGCGTCGTCGAGGACCGTCGTACGGCGGCACTCCGGGCGACGGCGGCGATCGCCGACCTCGAAGGGGTCACGGCGCCGCCCGACGGGCACGACCACGTGTACTGGCAATACCCGCTGATCATCTCCGAGGCGGCCGGTGACCTGCGCGAGTGGGCCGCCGCGCTCACCGCCGAGGGCGTGCCGGCCAACGGCGGGTACCTGACCAGTCCGTTGTACGCCGCGCCTGCGGTCCGGGAGCGAATCACGTACGGTCGGTCCGGGTTCCCGTTGCAGGACGTGTCCTACCCGGAGGGCCTGTGCCCGAACGCCGAGGAGCTGATCAACCACCGGCTGCTCGTCCTGGCCTGGAACGAGAACTACACCGATACGGACGTCGACGACATCGTGGCGGCGATCCGCAAAGTACACACTGCTCTGGCACGGAAGGCGTCATGA
- a CDS encoding TetR/AcrR family transcriptional regulator codes for MLTAKGAATRDRIVAAAAAEIRERGIAAVKLDDIGRRSRTGKSQLFHYFPDGKEQLLLAVAEREAEQVIEDQEPYLGQLTSWDAWSKWRDTVVEKYRRQGVHCPLGVLITEIGRHTPAAQAVTGQLLAQWQRRLETGIEDMQAAGEIRADVDPTRAAAALIAAIQGGVAILMASGSATHLEYALDLCLDYLSAS; via the coding sequence GTGCTGACGGCGAAGGGTGCGGCGACGCGCGACCGGATCGTGGCGGCGGCCGCGGCGGAGATCCGGGAGCGCGGGATCGCCGCGGTGAAACTGGACGACATCGGGCGGCGCAGCCGGACCGGGAAGAGTCAGCTCTTCCACTACTTCCCGGACGGCAAGGAGCAACTGCTGCTCGCGGTCGCCGAACGCGAGGCCGAGCAGGTGATCGAGGACCAGGAGCCGTACCTCGGCCAGCTCACGTCCTGGGACGCCTGGAGCAAGTGGCGGGACACCGTCGTCGAGAAGTACCGCCGGCAGGGCGTGCACTGTCCGCTCGGCGTCCTGATCACCGAGATCGGCCGGCACACCCCGGCCGCGCAGGCCGTCACCGGTCAGCTGCTCGCGCAGTGGCAACGCCGGCTCGAGACCGGGATCGAGGACATGCAGGCCGCGGGCGAGATCCGTGCCGACGTGGATCCCACCCGCGCCGCGGCCGCGCTGATCGCCGCGATCCAGGGCGGCGTCGCGATCCTGATGGCCTCCGGCTCCGCGACCCACCTGGAGTACGCGCTCGACCTGTGCCTGGACTACCTCAGCGCCAGTTGA
- a CDS encoding FAD-binding oxidoreductase yields the protein MELIEADHSLYDVLRRPALPQYDAVRPRAIARCTSVEDVIKALASARTAGLPVVPRGGGHCFAGRSSTTGLMLELSALSTISVDGRRATIGAGARLAQVYRGLEDFGLTIPAGCGPTVGIAGLTLGGGLGLLGRRYGLTCDRLIAATVVLADGNVVTCDAERDPDLFWALRGAGGGQFGVVTSLTYDAVPSPTATRFSLTWPRGRAAELIAAWQSWAPDAPDELTASLSVTADGVRVFGAADHPDFGALADLDPDVELRDDLSWAELKASFSEGGTEAGVVHSKSEFFQHPLPRDAVDRLLEAGCVLNFTPMGGAYNRVPAGATAFAHRAERFLLEHVGPVRDAVRRSWALAHPYASGHVYPNFPDLDLTDWAAAYHGANYPRLLSVKQKYDPDRVFHCPQTIGGVR from the coding sequence ATGGAGCTCATCGAGGCTGACCATTCGTTGTACGACGTCCTGCGGCGGCCGGCGTTGCCGCAGTACGACGCTGTCCGGCCGCGGGCGATCGCGCGGTGCACGTCGGTCGAGGACGTGATCAAGGCGCTGGCCTCTGCCCGGACCGCCGGTCTGCCGGTGGTGCCGCGGGGCGGCGGGCACTGTTTCGCCGGGCGCTCGTCGACGACGGGCCTGATGCTCGAGCTGTCGGCGCTGTCCACGATCTCGGTCGACGGCCGGCGGGCGACGATCGGGGCGGGCGCGCGGCTGGCCCAGGTGTATCGCGGGCTGGAGGACTTCGGGCTGACGATCCCGGCCGGGTGCGGGCCGACGGTCGGGATCGCCGGGCTGACGCTGGGCGGTGGGCTCGGGCTGCTCGGGCGGCGGTACGGGCTGACCTGCGACCGGCTCATCGCCGCGACCGTGGTGCTTGCGGACGGCAACGTCGTGACCTGTGACGCCGAGCGCGACCCAGACCTGTTCTGGGCGCTGCGCGGGGCCGGTGGCGGCCAGTTCGGCGTGGTCACGTCGCTGACGTACGACGCCGTACCGTCGCCGACCGCGACCCGCTTCAGTCTGACCTGGCCCCGCGGCCGCGCTGCCGAGCTGATCGCCGCGTGGCAGTCCTGGGCTCCCGATGCGCCCGACGAGCTGACGGCGAGCCTGAGCGTGACCGCGGACGGGGTGCGTGTCTTCGGCGCCGCCGACCACCCGGACTTCGGCGCGCTCGCGGACCTGGATCCGGACGTCGAGCTGCGCGACGACCTCTCGTGGGCCGAGCTCAAGGCGAGCTTCTCGGAGGGCGGCACCGAGGCCGGCGTCGTGCACAGCAAGTCGGAGTTCTTCCAGCACCCGCTCCCCCGCGATGCCGTCGACCGGCTCCTCGAGGCCGGCTGCGTGCTCAACTTCACCCCGATGGGCGGCGCCTACAACCGCGTCCCCGCCGGCGCGACCGCCTTCGCGCACCGCGCCGAGCGCTTCCTGCTCGAACACGTCGGCCCCGTCCGCGACGCCGTACGCCGCTCCTGGGCGCTCGCGCACCCGTACGCGTCCGGGCACGTCTACCCGAACTTCCCCGACCTCGACCTGACCGACTGGGCCGCCGCCTATCACGGCGCGAACTACCCGCGGCTGCTGAGCGTCAAGCAGAAGTACGACCCCGACCGTGTGTTCCACTGCCCACAGACGATTGGAGGCGTCCGATGA
- a CDS encoding amidohydrolase family protein: protein MLIDVHAHWGPWFFSMDVASIDTNIDGLDRFGIDLQLVSAIEAIVYDAPLGNRSLAEQLPADPRLRGMIVVDPRRLDEARTDLDELLAGDGRTRWVGAKIHSEYSRTPVSSPAMRAAIELTTEYGLPTLVHTWNDTVVDLAEVAAEVPGARVIAGHMGAPGWPRVPEAAAITDRIWFEPCWSAPEANRIRWILDRIGPSRMMFGTDATLIDPSVALGALEAADLTPAEQAAITHQNAQALFAL from the coding sequence ATGCTGATCGACGTGCACGCGCACTGGGGCCCGTGGTTCTTCTCGATGGACGTCGCGAGCATCGACACGAACATCGACGGCCTCGACCGGTTCGGCATCGACCTGCAGCTGGTCTCCGCGATCGAGGCGATCGTGTACGACGCCCCGCTCGGCAACCGGTCACTCGCCGAACAGCTCCCGGCCGACCCGCGGCTGCGCGGGATGATCGTGGTCGACCCGCGGCGGCTCGACGAGGCCCGGACCGACCTCGACGAGCTGCTCGCCGGGGACGGCCGGACCCGCTGGGTCGGCGCGAAGATCCACAGCGAGTACAGCCGGACCCCGGTCAGCTCGCCCGCGATGCGGGCGGCGATCGAGCTCACCACGGAGTACGGGCTGCCGACGCTCGTGCACACCTGGAACGACACCGTCGTCGACCTCGCCGAGGTCGCCGCCGAGGTCCCGGGTGCGCGGGTGATCGCCGGGCACATGGGCGCGCCCGGCTGGCCCCGGGTCCCGGAGGCCGCGGCCATCACCGACCGGATCTGGTTCGAGCCGTGCTGGTCCGCCCCGGAGGCGAACCGGATCCGCTGGATCCTGGACCGGATCGGGCCGAGCCGGATGATGTTCGGCACCGACGCCACCCTGATCGACCCGTCGGTGGCCCTCGGCGCCCTCGAAGCCGCCGACCTCACCCCCGCCGAACAAGCCGCCATCACCCACCAGAACGCCCAAGCGCTCTTCGCCCTCTGA
- a CDS encoding dihydrofolate reductase family protein, which translates to MIRLYMSMSLDGFVVGPDDSPEQPMGRGGFRLFNWLDDRNSDGPSGQVYAECLATGALISGRRTYEHAGRWQGDHHDGVPMFILTHHPDDEPPGTARYVTDVAECAAQARAAAGDRDVMVHGAGAGQALLRAGLLDELELHVVDVLLGQGRRLFDNLPAEYIELEQVRQLRARDVTHLRYRVVK; encoded by the coding sequence ATGATCCGGCTGTACATGAGCATGTCCCTCGACGGTTTCGTCGTCGGGCCCGACGACAGCCCCGAGCAACCGATGGGCCGCGGCGGGTTCCGGCTGTTCAACTGGCTCGACGACCGGAACTCCGACGGGCCGAGCGGCCAGGTGTACGCCGAGTGTCTCGCCACCGGCGCGCTGATCTCGGGACGGCGGACGTACGAGCACGCCGGTCGCTGGCAGGGCGATCACCACGACGGCGTACCGATGTTCATCCTCACCCACCACCCGGACGACGAACCGCCCGGCACCGCGCGGTACGTGACCGACGTCGCCGAGTGCGCCGCCCAGGCGAGGGCGGCCGCCGGCGACCGCGACGTGATGGTCCACGGCGCCGGCGCCGGTCAGGCCCTGCTCCGCGCCGGCCTCCTCGACGAACTGGAGCTGCACGTCGTCGACGTCCTCCTCGGCCAGGGCCGCCGGCTCTTCGACAACCTCCCCGCGGAGTACATCGAACTCGAACAGGTCCGCCAGCTCCGCGCCCGCGACGTCACCCACCTGCGCTATCGCGTCGTGAAGTGA